GATGATGCCGTTGTCCGCGAGGAGCTTGAGCGCGCGGGCCTCGTTGGTGGTGTCGTTCGGAATGGCGATGGTGGCGCCGTTCTTCAGCTCACCGAGCTTCTTGACCTTGTTCGAGTAGACGCCGAGCGGCTCCAGGTGAACCGTGGCTCCCGGGACGGGCACGATGTCGGTGCCGCGCTTCTTGTTGAAGTCGTCCAGGTACGGCTTGTGCTGGAAGTAGTTGGCGAAGACCTCGCCCTGCTCCACGGCCGTGTTCGGCGTGATGTAGTCGGTGAATTCCTTCACCTCGAGGTCGAGACCGGCCTTCTTGGCGAGGTTCTTCTGGACGTAGTCCAGGATCTCGCCCTGCGGCATCGGCGTCGCGGCGACGATGAGCTTGCCGTCCTTGTCGGCGGCGGAGCCCTTGTCGGAGCCGCAGGCGGTGAGCCCGAGGGTGAGGGCTCCGGCGGCGAGGACAGCGGTGGTGATCTTGGCGGTGTTACGCACGAAAAGTGCCTTTCTCCATGGGTGGTGCAGCCCCGCGGGGTGCGCGGGGAAGTCCTGGTGACCGCTGCGTCAGCCGGTCTTGGTGCCCGATTCGGCGGCGGCGGTGCCGGGCAGTACGCCCCGCAGCGGCCGGAACAGCAGCAGCGGGCCCGAGCCGCCGCCGCGCTTGTGCAGGCGGCGGGCCGCGTAGTCGCCGATGAACTGGATGATCGAGATGACCACGGCGAGGACCGCCACGGTGATCCACATCAGCTCGGTCTCGAAGCGCTGGTAGCCGTAGCGCAGGGCGAGGTCGCCGAGGCCGCCGCCGCCGACCGTGCCCGCCATGGCGGAGTAGCCGATGAGCGCGACGATGGTGGTGGTGGCGCCCGAGATCAGCGAGGGCAGCGACTCGGGGACGAGGACCTTGCGTACGACGGTCCAGGTGGAGCCGCCCATCGACTGCACGGCCTCGACGAGTCCGCCGTCGACCTCACGGATGGAGGTCTCGACCAGCCGCGCGAAGAACGGGATGGCGCCGACGGCGAGCGGCACGAGGGCGGCCTCGCGGCCGATCGTGGTGCCGGTGACCCAGCGCGTGAAGCCCATCAGGGCGACCATCAGGATGATGAAGGGCATCGAGCGGGCGATGTTCACGATCTGCCCGATGACCTTGTTGAGGAAGGCGTTCTGCAGCAGTCCGCCGCGCTCGCTGAGGACGAGCAGCACGCCGAGCGGCAGCCCGGCGACGACGGCTATCAGCGTCGACCAGCCCACCATGTAGAGGGTGTCCCAACAGGCCTGCTCCAGCAGGGGCTGCATCTCCGACCAGGTCACTTGGCACCTTCCTTGATCAGCAGCGTCGCGTCCTTCGGCGTGGGTGCGGCGTCTTCGCCCGCGATGTCGACCTGGAGGCCCTGCTCGCGCAGGAAGCCGATGGGGACGACGTTCTCCTCGAAGCGGCCCGGCAGCTCGATGCGCATGCGGCCGACCTGCTTGCCCGCGACGGTGTCCATCGCGGCGCCGAGGATCGAGATGTCGATGTTGTACGTGCGCGACAGCTGGGAGATGACCGGCTGGGTCGCGGCCTCCCCGTGGAAGGTCACGTCGACGACGGTGCGGTCGTCGCCGGTGGCTTCGCCGCTGACCGGGAAGAGCGCGGCGGCGAGCTCGGAGCCGGGGGTGGCGAGCAGCTCGCTGACGGTGCCGGACTCGATGATCTGTCCGCGCTCCATGAGGGCGGCGGAGTCGCAGACGCTCTTGACGACGTCCATCTCGTGCGTGATGAGCAGGACGGTCAGGCCGAGCTGCTGGTTGAGGTCGCGCAGCAGCTGGAGGATGGAGCGGGTGGTCTCGGGGTCGAGGGCGCTGGTCGCCTCGTCGGAGAGGAGCACCTTCGGGTCGCCGGCCAGGGCGCGGGCGATGCCGACGCGCTGCTTCTGGCCGCCGGAGAGCTGCGCCGGGTAGGACTTCGCCTTGTCGGCGAGGCCGACCAGGTCGAGGAGTTCGCGGGCCTTGCGGGAGCGTTCCTGGCCGGAGAGGCCGAGGATCTCCAGGGGCAGCTCGACGTTGTCCTGCACGGTGCGCGAGGACAGCAGGTTGAAGTGCTGGAAGACCATGCCGATGCGGTTGCGGGCCCGGCGCAGTTCCTTGCCGGCGCGGGGGCCGCGGCCCGCCAGGGCGGTGAGGTCCTGGCCGGCGACGGTCACGGTGCCGGAGGTGGGGCGCTCCAGGAGGTTGACGCAGCGGATCAGGGAGGACTTGCCGGCGCCGGACTGGCCGATGACGCCGTACACCTCGCCCTCGCGGACGTGCAGGTCGACTCCGTCGAGGGCGGTTACTTCACGACCGCGTGAGCGGTAGACCTTGGTGAGGCCGGAAGTGGTGATCACAGGATTTCCGTCACTGTCGAGTGCGCGGCGCGGGGTGGCCGGGCACGGGGCATTCGTTCGGAACGCGGCACGGTTCTCGCGGTGGTGGTGCGGTGGAACCGGAGGACGTGTGCGCGGGGCGGGCTCGCTTCCTACGTCGACTTGTCGACTCCGTTGAGTACGACGGTTGCGTCGGTCAGGAGCGCGGCACAGCGGCTTCGCTTCGGGGCGCGAGGCTCTTCAGTGGTGCGGGGGCCCTCAGAAGGCGCACATTCGACACATACAACGAGCACCGGGCGTCGTGATCGCCTCGGTCGCAGGGGTGCGGCTGCTCGTCGTGGTCATGGGCCCAAGTAAAACACGCGTGAGGTCGCTGTCCACCACCGCTGTCCGGTATACGGACAGCGGTGGGACGGCCGCGGACGCCGGTGACGGGCGGCTCAGTCGGCGAGGACGATCTCCACGCCGCCATCCGTGACCTGCGCGGACACGGCGGAGAGGTCCTTGACGACGACGTCGGCGAGGTCGGCGGGGAGCTCGGACGCCTGGTGGGTTGTGGTCAACGCCACGGTCTTCATGCCGGCGGCCCGGCCTGCCTGCAATCCCGCGGGGGCGTCCTCGAAGACGACGCAGCGGGCGGGGTCGACGCCGAGCTTGTCGGCGGCGAGGAGGAAGGGCTCCGGGTCGGGCTTGCCGCGCGTGATGTCGTCGGCGGCGATGACGAGGCCGGGGCGCAGGCCGACCTCGGCGAGCCGGGCCTCGCCCAGGGCGCGGGTCGCGGAGGTCACCACGGCCCAGCGCTCGGCGGGCAGGGACTCCAGGAGCTCGCGGGTGCCGGGCAGCAGGACGACACCGCCCGCGACGTCGGAGACCTCGAGCTCCTCGATGCGGGCGACGGCCTCGGCGATCTTCTCCGGAGGCAGCAGGTCGGCGGCGATCTCGGCGGCGGGGCGCCCGTGCAGCTCGACCTCGGCGAACTCCTCGGCGGTGATCCCGTACTCCTGCGCCCACCGCGACCAGCAGCGGTACACCGACTCCATGGAGGAGACGAGGGTGCCGTCGTTGTCGAACAGGAGCGCGTCAGCATGGATCTTCATAATCATCGAGCCTACGGGGCGCCCCCAGGGGCCGTGCAACGGGCCGAGGGCCGCGCGCACCGGGCCGAAGGCCCCGTAATAAAGTCACGGACATGCTTGTTGCCCTGACGATCGCGACCTCCGTGGCCGCGCTCGCCCTCGCCGCGTGGTGCGGTTTCGCCGCCTACCGCGACCAGCCGACCAAGGACTGGCACTTCATCGGGATGGGTGTCGTGACCCTCCTGGCCGCCGTCCAGCTGATCGCCGGCATCGTGCAGCTCGCGCGCGGCGAGCACGCGGACCAGGGCACGACGATCTTCGTGGCGTATCTGATCGGCGCGTTCGCCTGTGTGCCCGCGGCGGGCTTCATGTCCCTCGCCGAGCGCACCCGCTGGGGCTCCCTGACGGTCGCCGCGGGCGGCGTGGTCCTCGCCGTGCTCGAAGTGCGGCTCTACGACATCTGGGGAGGCTGAGGTGACGGTGACCGGCGAGAGCGAGTCCCCCGAGACCCGCCAGAAGCTCATCTCGGGCCCGGGCATCCTGCTGGTGTGGCTGTACGGCGTGATGGTGGTCGGCGCCGTGTCCCGCTCGGCCGTGCAGATCTCCACGGACTTCGACAAGGCCCCGCTCGCGTACTCGCTGTCCGCGGTCGCGGGCCTCGTCTACGGCTTCATCACGTACTCGCTGGTGCGCGGCGGTGCCACGGCCCGCACGGCGGCGCTGGTGTGCTGCGCCGCCGAGCTGGTGGGCGTGCTCGGCGTGGGTACGTGGACGCTGGTGGAGCCGTCCGCCTTCCCGGACGCCACGGTGTGGTCGGACTTCGGGATGGGCTACCTCTTCATCCCGGTGATCCTGCCGGTGACGGCGATCTTCTGGCTGAACAAGGCACGGAAGGCTTCGGCGGAACGCTAGGCGCTGGCCACGTACGTTCCCGCGGCCGCCTCCTTCGCGAGCGTCAGCACCGTGAGCCGTTCGTTCACGTGCTGGGTGCTCACCGGCGCGTACCCGTGCTTGCGGTAGAGCTGGAGGTTCTGCTCGCTGCGGTGGCCCGCGGAGAGCTGGAAGCACTTGGCCGTGCCGCCCTCGCCGAGCCGCCGCTCGATCGCGTCGAGGAGGCGGCCGCCCAGGCCGTGGCGCTGCATCCTGGGGTGGACGATGAGCTTGCCGATCCGCGCCGTGCCGTCGGCGTCGACCGTGCCGCGCACGGAGGCCACCACCTCGCCGCCGAGCCGGGCCACCAGGACGGTGCCCGCGGCCAGTTCGCCCCGGAGTGACTCCAGTGACTGGGTCAGGGGTTCGATCGAGTAGTCGCCGTAGATCTCGGCCTCGCTCTGGTAGCAGAGGTACTGCAGTTTCAGGATCTGCTCGACGGCGTCCTGATCGTCTGCCGCCGCCACCGAGATGGTCACGCTCATGCCCATGTGTGCATGCCTCCCGCTCACCTGCTCCACCGGTTGTCTAACGCTCCATTCCCCACGGTGCAGGAGCCGCAACCTCCGCCGCCAGCATTCTGCGCAGGCATCCCAGGCAACGGGAACGTTCCGGCCCCAGACTCCCCTGTGACATTCCCAACTCTCCTGCGATTTCGCGGTAGGTGAGGTCCTTGGGGGACAGCAGTGCGGCCATGAGGCCGGGGCAGCGTCCGGGCAGCCTGCGCACGGCGGCGTGCAGGGTGCGGTTCCGGTCGGCGGACAGGGCGCGCTCCTCGGGGCCGCACCCGGTGTCGTCGGCGGGTTCGGTGGCGTACGCCGCTTCCTGTCGGCTCGTGCGCCGGGTGAGGCGCGCCTCGGCCCGCACGGCGCCGCGCAGCCACAGAGCGGGGTCGGCGGGCGGCCCGTCGGACTCCAGGCGCTCCAGGAGGCGCAGCCAGACGGCCTGTTCGAGGTCGCCGGGGTCCGTGCCGGAGCCGAGCGCCTCCGCGGACGCCTCGGCGGCGAGGAGCGGGCGCAGGGCGGGGATGAGCGTGGGGAGGGGGTCGTACGTCATGCACGGCGGGACGCGGCCGCTCCGGTTCGAGGTTTCCGGAGCGGCCGTCTCTCACCCCAACCGGGGCCCGGCCCTTACCGGTTGACGAAGTCCGCGGCCGCGAGCAGGGCGGTGTCGCAGTTGTCGGAGAAGATCCCGTCGATGCCCGTCTCGAAGTACGCCTTGAAGGCGCCGAAGGCGTCGCCGTAGGCGTTCGGGTCGGTGCCCTTCCTGAAGTTCGCGGGGAGGAAGGTGTTCTCGTTGCGCATCGTGTACGGGTGCAGGATCAGGTCCGCCGCGTGCGCGTCCTTGACCAGGGTGGTCGGCGTGCCGAGGCTGCCGTCGGCCTTGCGCGGGATGACCAGGTCGAGGGTCGGGCCGATGCCCTGCGCGAAGCCGGCCATCCAGCGCAGGCCTTTGGGCGTGATCAGGTCGGCGACGGTGCGCGGGTCGCCCGCCTCGACGAAGTCCCAGGGGCGGGAGCCCGCGGTCGACAGGAGCACGACGCGCGGCGCGGAGACCAGCTTGGCCAGGCGCTGGATGCTGCTGGGCTCGAAGGACTGGAGGAAGTTCGGCGAGTTCTTCTTGTGGCGGCCGTAGCGGCGCAGGAGCTTGGCGAGGGGCTCCTCAAGACCGAGGCCCAGCTTGCGGAAGTAGGTGGGGTGCTTGGTCTCGATGTGCAGCCAGACGGGCCTGCCGCGCTTGCGGCCCGCCTTCTCGGCCCACCGGAAGACCTCT
The sequence above is a segment of the Streptomyces sp. Je 1-369 genome. Coding sequences within it:
- a CDS encoding sigma-70 family RNA polymerase sigma factor, with the protein product MTYDPLPTLIPALRPLLAAEASAEALGSGTDPGDLEQAVWLRLLERLESDGPPADPALWLRGAVRAEARLTRRTSRQEAAYATEPADDTGCGPEERALSADRNRTLHAAVRRLPGRCPGLMAALLSPKDLTYREIAGELGMSQGSLGPERSRCLGCLRRMLAAEVAAPAPWGMER
- a CDS encoding methionine ABC transporter permease, producing the protein MTWSEMQPLLEQACWDTLYMVGWSTLIAVVAGLPLGVLLVLSERGGLLQNAFLNKVIGQIVNIARSMPFIILMVALMGFTRWVTGTTIGREAALVPLAVGAIPFFARLVETSIREVDGGLVEAVQSMGGSTWTVVRKVLVPESLPSLISGATTTIVALIGYSAMAGTVGGGGLGDLALRYGYQRFETELMWITVAVLAVVISIIQFIGDYAARRLHKRGGGSGPLLLFRPLRGVLPGTAAAESGTKTG
- a CDS encoding methionine ABC transporter ATP-binding protein, producing MITTSGLTKVYRSRGREVTALDGVDLHVREGEVYGVIGQSGAGKSSLIRCVNLLERPTSGTVTVAGQDLTALAGRGPRAGKELRRARNRIGMVFQHFNLLSSRTVQDNVELPLEILGLSGQERSRKARELLDLVGLADKAKSYPAQLSGGQKQRVGIARALAGDPKVLLSDEATSALDPETTRSILQLLRDLNQQLGLTVLLITHEMDVVKSVCDSAALMERGQIIESGTVSELLATPGSELAAALFPVSGEATGDDRTVVDVTFHGEAATQPVISQLSRTYNIDISILGAAMDTVAGKQVGRMRIELPGRFEENVVPIGFLREQGLQVDIAGEDAAPTPKDATLLIKEGAK
- a CDS encoding glycerophosphodiester phosphodiesterase: MATQDSGQQQPGTSPGRRALLGAAIAGAGAAAVGLPGVARADERHGGGHGGHGGHGGYASLPVPTVVAHRGTSGYRPEHTLGSYQLALDMGAHVIEQDVVPTKDGHLVCRHENDITATTDVSAHPEFASRKTTKSVDGASLTGWFTEDFTLAELKTLRAKERIPGTRQRNTLYDGRWDVPTLEEVFRWAEKAGRKRGRPVWLHIETKHPTYFRKLGLGLEEPLAKLLRRYGRHKKNSPNFLQSFEPSSIQRLAKLVSAPRVVLLSTAGSRPWDFVEAGDPRTVADLITPKGLRWMAGFAQGIGPTLDLVIPRKADGSLGTPTTLVKDAHAADLILHPYTMRNENTFLPANFRKGTDPNAYGDAFGAFKAYFETGIDGIFSDNCDTALLAAADFVNR
- a CDS encoding HAD family hydrolase codes for the protein MKIHADALLFDNDGTLVSSMESVYRCWSRWAQEYGITAEEFAEVELHGRPAAEIAADLLPPEKIAEAVARIEELEVSDVAGGVVLLPGTRELLESLPAERWAVVTSATRALGEARLAEVGLRPGLVIAADDITRGKPDPEPFLLAADKLGVDPARCVVFEDAPAGLQAGRAAGMKTVALTTTHQASELPADLADVVVKDLSAVSAQVTDGGVEIVLAD
- a CDS encoding MetQ/NlpA family ABC transporter substrate-binding protein — encoded protein: MRNTAKITTAVLAAGALTLGLTACGSDKGSAADKDGKLIVAATPMPQGEILDYVQKNLAKKAGLDLEVKEFTDYITPNTAVEQGEVFANYFQHKPYLDDFNKKRGTDIVPVPGATVHLEPLGVYSNKVKKLGELKNGATIAIPNDTTNEARALKLLADNGIIELKKGVGYEATPKDIAKNPKNIQFKELEAPTVPRTLSDVDAAVINGNYALEAKPALSPAKDAIVAEPAKGNPYGNFLAVKKGDENDPRVKKLAKLLTSPEVKKFIDEKYDGAVVAAF
- a CDS encoding GNAT family N-acetyltransferase, coding for MGMSVTISVAAADDQDAVEQILKLQYLCYQSEAEIYGDYSIEPLTQSLESLRGELAAGTVLVARLGGEVVASVRGTVDADGTARIGKLIVHPRMQRHGLGGRLLDAIERRLGEGGTAKCFQLSAGHRSEQNLQLYRKHGYAPVSTQHVNERLTVLTLAKEAAAGTYVASA